From Pseudomonas poae, the proteins below share one genomic window:
- the arsC gene encoding arsenate reductase (glutaredoxin) (This arsenate reductase requires both glutathione and glutaredoxin to convert arsenate to arsenite, after which the efflux transporter formed by ArsA and ArsB can extrude the arsenite from the cell, providing resistance.), which yields MTDLTLYHNPRCSKSRGALELLQARGLNPTVVRYLETPLNAAQLKALLSKLGISARQLLRTGEDEYKALNLADAGLSEAQLIVAIAEHPKLMERPILETADKAIIGRPPENVLEILP from the coding sequence ATGACCGATCTGACGCTTTATCACAACCCGCGCTGCTCGAAATCTCGCGGAGCGCTCGAACTGCTGCAAGCACGCGGCCTGAATCCGACCGTGGTTCGTTACCTCGAAACCCCGCTGAACGCCGCGCAATTAAAGGCTCTGCTTAGCAAGCTGGGCATCAGCGCACGCCAACTGCTGCGCACCGGCGAAGACGAATACAAGGCCCTTAACCTGGCCGACGCCGGCCTCAGTGAAGCGCAACTGATTGTTGCCATCGCCGAGCACCCGAAGCTGATGGAACGCCCGATCCTGGAAACCGCCGATAAAGCCATTATTGGCCGCCCGCCAGAGAACGTGCTGGAGATTCTGCCGTGA
- a CDS encoding TlpA disulfide reductase family protein, whose protein sequence is MTRRLIGALAIITTLLLSGCGNDYGVDQNGQKVAAERLDKQWLVVNYWAEWCGPCRTEIPELNALSEQLKGQGVGVFGVNFDNVQGAELKEASDKLGIKFTVLAQNPEGIFDIPRSEALPVTYIIDDKGKVREQLMGEQTAEGVLAKLKALRG, encoded by the coding sequence ATGACAAGGCGACTGATCGGTGCATTGGCGATCATCACAACCCTGCTGCTCAGCGGCTGCGGTAATGACTACGGCGTTGACCAGAATGGCCAGAAAGTGGCGGCCGAACGCCTGGACAAACAGTGGCTGGTGGTCAACTACTGGGCCGAATGGTGCGGCCCGTGCCGCACGGAAATCCCCGAACTGAATGCGTTGTCAGAGCAGTTGAAAGGGCAGGGCGTGGGGGTGTTCGGGGTTAACTTCGACAACGTGCAGGGCGCGGAGCTGAAGGAAGCCAGTGACAAGCTGGGGATCAAGTTCACGGTGCTGGCACAGAACCCGGAGGGGATCTTCGATATTCCGCGCAGCGAGGCGTTGCCGGTGACCTACATCATTGATGACAAGGGCAAGGTGCGCGAGCAGTTGATGGGCGAGCAGACGGCGGAAGGGGTGTTGGCCAAACTTAAAGCCTTACGCGGTTAG
- a CDS encoding META domain-containing protein — translation MKRLLLLAAFGAALTGCAGDAVKLKQDHSYVVEWIGERPLMDYAHLTVTLGADGRAYGNGGCNHWFAPYTLEGKTLSFGKIGSTRKLCAEALMEQEQRFFQALQGVQRWDISPIEQTRFWPAEGKPVRLWLEEG, via the coding sequence ATGAAACGCCTGCTGCTGCTCGCCGCCTTCGGTGCGGCCCTGACAGGCTGCGCCGGTGATGCGGTCAAGCTCAAGCAGGATCACAGCTACGTGGTGGAATGGATTGGTGAGCGGCCGCTGATGGATTACGCGCACCTGACCGTCACCCTTGGCGCCGATGGTCGCGCCTACGGCAATGGCGGCTGCAACCACTGGTTTGCGCCGTACACGTTGGAGGGTAAAACGCTCAGCTTCGGCAAGATCGGCAGCACCCGCAAGCTCTGCGCCGAGGCCCTGATGGAGCAGGAACAGCGCTTCTTCCAGGCCCTGCAAGGCGTGCAGCGCTGGGACATTTCGCCAATCGAACAGACGCGCTTCTGGCCCGCTGAAGGCAAGCCTGTTCGGTTGTGGCTGGAAGAAGGCTGA
- a CDS encoding 2-hydroxyacid dehydrogenase gives MRVILFSSQQYDRDSFLGEPRAAGVELQFQPARLNLDTVALAEHHEVVCAFINDDLSAPVLEHLAQGGTRLIALRSAGYNHVDLPAAKRLGLTLVRVPAYSPHAVAEHAVALILALNRRLHRAYNRTRDGDFSLHGLTGFDLVGKTVGVVGTGQIGATFARIMAGFGCQLLAYDPFPNPQVQALGARYVSLPELLAEAQIISLHCPLTADSKHLINARSLAQMQPGAMLINTGRGGLVDTPALIEALKDGQLGYLGLDVYEEEAQLFFEDRSDLPLQDDVLARLLTFPNVIITAHQAFLTREALAAIAGTTLANIAAWAEGRAQNLVEG, from the coding sequence ATGCGCGTGATTCTTTTCAGCAGCCAGCAGTACGACCGTGACAGCTTTCTCGGCGAGCCGCGGGCGGCGGGTGTGGAATTGCAATTCCAACCCGCCCGACTCAACCTCGACACCGTGGCCCTGGCCGAACACCACGAAGTGGTCTGCGCCTTTATCAACGACGACCTCAGCGCCCCGGTGCTGGAACACCTGGCCCAAGGCGGTACACGGCTGATCGCCCTGCGCTCGGCAGGTTACAACCATGTTGACCTGCCCGCCGCCAAGCGCCTGGGCCTGACCCTCGTGCGGGTGCCCGCCTATTCGCCGCACGCGGTGGCCGAACACGCGGTGGCGCTGATTCTCGCCCTCAACCGCCGCTTGCACCGCGCCTACAACCGCACCCGTGATGGCGATTTCAGCTTGCATGGCCTCACCGGTTTCGACCTGGTAGGCAAGACCGTCGGCGTGGTCGGCACCGGGCAGATCGGCGCTACGTTCGCCAGGATCATGGCCGGGTTCGGCTGCCAATTGCTGGCCTACGACCCCTTCCCCAACCCGCAGGTGCAGGCGCTCGGCGCGCGCTACGTGAGCTTGCCCGAGCTGCTGGCCGAGGCCCAGATCATCAGCCTGCACTGCCCGCTGACCGCCGACAGCAAACACCTGATCAACGCCCGCTCCCTGGCGCAGATGCAGCCCGGTGCGATGCTGATCAACACCGGTCGCGGTGGCCTGGTCGACACGCCGGCCTTGATCGAAGCCCTCAAGGACGGCCAGCTCGGCTACCTGGGGCTGGATGTATACGAGGAAGAAGCCCAGCTGTTTTTCGAGGACCGCTCCGACCTGCCCTTGCAGGACGACGTGCTCGCCCGCCTGCTGACCTTCCCCAACGTGATCATCACCGCGCACCAGGCCTTCCTCACCCGTGAGGCCCTGGCGGCGATCGCCGGCACCACCCTGGCCAACATTGCCGCCTGGGCCGAGGGCCGGGCGCAGAACCTCGTCGAAGGATGA
- a CDS encoding response regulator translates to MLRRMGIKGRVLLLTLLPTSLMALLLGGYFTWMQLSELQTQLLQRGEMIAEQLAPLVAPALSARNTDLLERIATQSLEQQDVRAVSFLGPDRTPLAHAGPTMLNQPPVGNSSHLLQRTGNDATRYLLPVFGRHRNLAGDLIPDEADRLLGWVEVELSHNGMLLRGYRSLFASLLLIAIGLICTAAIALRISRTINSPIGLIKQAVAQLKDGNLETRLPALGSQELDQLASGINRMAETLQNAQEELQHSIEQATEDVRQNLETIEIQNIELDLARKEALEASRIKSEFLANMSHEIRTPLNGILGFTHLLQKSELTPRQLDYLGTIEKSADNLLGIINEILDFSKIEAGKLVLDSIPFNLRDLLQDTLTILAPAAHAKQLELVSLVYRDTPLALVGDPLRLKQILTNLISNAIKFTREGTIVARAMIEDEQEDSVQLRISVQDTGIGLSSQDVRALFQAFSQADNSLSRQPGGTGLGLVISKRLIEQMGGEIGVDSTPGEGSEFWISLNLPKTRDDVEDLPCAPLLGHRVAVLENHELARQALQHQLEDCGLEVTPFNTLESLTNGITSAHQTELAIDLAVLGVTANDIPPERLNQHLWDLEHLGCKVLVLCPTTEQMLFNQSVPNPNSQLQAKPACTRKLRRALSDLISPRPSRSEPGEPLSSRAPRVLCVDDNPANLLLVQTLLEDMGARVRAVESGYAAVDAVKQDTFDLVLMDVQMPGMDGRQSTEAIRQWESERHGTPLPVVALTAHAMANEKRALLQSGMDDYLTKPISERQLAQVVLKWTGLALRNQGPDTSTDGTGPGVQLPVLDHKEGLRLAAGKADLAADMLAMLLASLDADRLAINLARDANDNNALIERVHRLHGATRYCGVPQLRAACQRAETLLKQDDAKAMHALDELDMAIARLASEARVSA, encoded by the coding sequence GTGCTTAGAAGAATGGGGATAAAAGGCCGCGTACTGTTGCTGACCTTATTACCGACCAGCCTGATGGCCCTGTTGTTGGGGGGCTACTTCACCTGGATGCAGCTCTCGGAGTTGCAGACCCAATTGCTGCAACGCGGGGAAATGATCGCCGAGCAGTTGGCGCCGCTGGTGGCACCTGCGCTGAGCGCGCGCAACACCGACCTGCTGGAACGTATCGCCACCCAATCCCTGGAGCAGCAGGACGTGCGCGCCGTGTCATTCCTCGGCCCCGACCGCACGCCCCTCGCGCATGCCGGCCCGACCATGCTCAACCAGCCGCCCGTCGGCAACAGCTCGCACCTGCTGCAGCGCACCGGCAATGACGCCACGCGCTACCTGTTGCCCGTGTTCGGCCGCCATCGCAACCTCGCCGGCGACCTGATCCCCGATGAAGCCGACCGCCTGCTGGGCTGGGTCGAGGTGGAACTGTCCCACAACGGCATGTTGCTGCGCGGCTACCGCAGTCTGTTCGCCAGCCTGCTGCTGATTGCCATCGGCTTGATCTGCACCGCCGCCATCGCCCTGCGCATCAGCCGCACCATCAATTCCCCGATCGGCCTGATCAAGCAAGCCGTGGCCCAACTCAAGGACGGCAACCTGGAAACCCGCCTGCCCGCGCTGGGCAGCCAGGAACTCGACCAGCTCGCCTCGGGCATCAACCGCATGGCCGAAACCCTGCAAAATGCCCAGGAAGAACTGCAACACAGCATCGAACAGGCCACCGAAGATGTGCGCCAGAACCTGGAAACCATCGAGATCCAGAACATCGAGCTGGACTTGGCGCGCAAGGAGGCCCTGGAGGCCAGCCGTATCAAGTCGGAGTTCCTGGCCAACATGAGCCATGAAATCCGCACGCCGCTCAATGGCATCCTTGGATTTACTCACTTGTTGCAAAAAAGCGAGCTGACCCCGCGCCAACTGGACTACTTGGGCACCATCGAAAAATCCGCCGACAACCTGCTGGGCATCATCAACGAGATTCTGGATTTCTCGAAGATCGAGGCCGGCAAGCTGGTGCTCGACAGCATCCCCTTCAACCTGCGGGACTTGCTGCAAGACACCCTGACCATCCTCGCCCCCGCCGCCCATGCCAAGCAGCTGGAACTGGTGAGCCTGGTGTACCGCGACACGCCGCTGGCGCTGGTAGGTGATCCGCTGCGCCTCAAGCAGATCCTGACCAACCTGATCAGCAACGCGATCAAGTTCACCCGCGAAGGCACCATCGTTGCCCGGGCGATGATCGAGGACGAGCAGGAAGACAGCGTGCAACTGCGCATCAGCGTGCAGGACACCGGCATCGGCCTGTCCAGCCAGGATGTGCGTGCGCTGTTCCAGGCCTTCAGCCAGGCGGATAACTCGCTGTCGCGCCAACCCGGCGGCACGGGGCTGGGCCTGGTGATTTCCAAGCGGCTGATCGAGCAGATGGGCGGTGAAATTGGCGTCGACAGTACGCCGGGCGAAGGCTCGGAGTTCTGGATCAGCCTGAACCTGCCCAAGACCCGCGATGATGTTGAAGACCTGCCGTGCGCGCCGCTGCTGGGCCACCGCGTGGCGGTGCTGGAAAACCACGAACTGGCGCGCCAGGCCCTGCAACATCAGTTGGAAGACTGCGGCCTGGAAGTGACGCCGTTCAACACCCTCGAGAGTCTGACCAACGGCATCACCAGCGCCCATCAAACCGAGCTGGCCATCGACCTGGCGGTACTCGGCGTCACCGCCAACGACATCCCGCCCGAGCGCCTCAACCAGCACCTGTGGGACCTCGAACACCTGGGTTGCAAGGTGCTGGTGCTGTGCCCCACCACCGAACAGATGCTGTTCAACCAGTCGGTGCCCAACCCCAACAGCCAGTTGCAGGCCAAACCGGCCTGCACCCGCAAGCTGCGTCGGGCGCTGTCCGACCTGATCAGCCCGCGCCCCTCGCGCAGCGAACCGGGCGAACCGCTGTCCAGCCGTGCACCGCGTGTACTGTGCGTGGATGACAACCCGGCAAACCTGCTGCTGGTGCAGACCCTGCTCGAAGACATGGGCGCACGCGTGCGGGCGGTCGAAAGCGGGTATGCGGCGGTCGATGCAGTGAAACAGGACACCTTCGACCTGGTGCTGATGGACGTACAAATGCCGGGCATGGACGGCCGCCAGAGCACCGAGGCGATCCGCCAGTGGGAGAGCGAGCGCCACGGCACGCCGTTGCCGGTGGTCGCCCTCACCGCCCACGCCATGGCCAACGAAAAACGCGCCTTGCTGCAAAGCGGCATGGACGACTACCTGACCAAACCCATCAGCGAGCGGCAACTGGCCCAGGTGGTGTTGAAATGGACCGGCCTCGCCCTGCGCAACCAGGGGCCGGACACCAGCACTGACGGCACCGGCCCCGGCGTACAACTGCCGGTACTGGACCACAAAGAGGGCCTGCGCCTGGCCGCCGGCAAGGCTGACCTGGCCGCCGACATGCTCGCCATGCTGCTGGCGTCGCTGGATGCCGACCGCCTGGCCATCAACCTCGCCCGTGACGCGAATGACAACAACGCCCTGATCGAGCGCGTCCACCGCCTGCATGGCGCCACCCGCTACTGCGGCGTACCGCAACTGCGCGCCGCCTGCCAACGTGCCGAAACCCTGCTCAAGCAGGACGACGCCAAAGCCATGCACGCGCTGGACGAACTGGACATGGCGATTGCCCGGCTGGCCAGTGAGGCACGCGTCAGCGCCTAA
- a CDS encoding response regulator transcription factor, whose translation MNPAAAGLPSILTIEDDPVLGAYVHEHLGRCGFQVTWCQNGQQGLQMARDQAFDVVLMDILLPGLDGLSILTQLRQSHAIPVILMSALGAEADRVSGFRLGADDYLPKPFSMIELRVRIEAILRRVALDRRPLPALAPVRDDARTLRFDDERCDVFHQDHWAGLTRSEYRLLETLHRNSEEVLSKAFLYQHVLQRGYAPHDRSLDMHISQIRRKLKAIGYSEREVRTVWGKGYVLSGHDDAV comes from the coding sequence ATGAATCCCGCAGCAGCTGGCCTACCCAGTATCCTCACCATTGAAGATGACCCCGTGCTGGGCGCCTATGTGCACGAGCACCTGGGCCGTTGTGGCTTCCAGGTCACCTGGTGCCAGAACGGCCAACAGGGCCTGCAAATGGCACGCGACCAGGCGTTCGACGTGGTGTTGATGGACATCCTGTTGCCCGGGCTGGATGGTTTGTCGATCCTCACCCAACTGCGCCAGAGCCATGCGATCCCGGTGATCCTGATGTCGGCCCTGGGCGCTGAAGCCGATCGCGTGAGCGGTTTTCGCCTGGGGGCCGATGACTACCTGCCCAAACCGTTCAGCATGATCGAGCTGCGGGTGCGCATCGAAGCCATCCTGCGCCGTGTGGCTCTGGATCGGCGCCCGTTGCCTGCCCTGGCGCCGGTGCGCGACGATGCCCGCACGCTGCGTTTCGACGATGAACGGTGCGATGTGTTCCATCAGGACCACTGGGCCGGCCTGACCCGCAGCGAATACCGCCTGCTGGAAACCCTGCACCGCAACAGCGAAGAAGTCCTCAGCAAAGCCTTCCTTTACCAGCATGTGCTGCAACGCGGGTATGCCCCGCATGACCGCAGCCTCGACATGCATATCAGCCAGATTCGCCGCAAGCTCAAGGCCATCGGCTACAGCGAGCGTGAAGTGCGCACGGTGTGGGGCAAGGGCTATGTATTGAGCGGCCACGATGACGCTGTTTGA
- a CDS encoding sensor histidine kinase — protein sequence MTLFEKPLKQLPGRHSLFWKLACLLIAFCLLMIWLSWSWGRYMEEQNAYLAEESREVLKGYAAGAELAWTTQGRAGVDAWLQVMAKHEPTWVGVIGSDLQSLSSTPLTHKESQRLTFLRGLDWPVSRHVKGLPWLKIAFPVDPGAGSLVIELPQRFLPGRYQVFWRVVTNGVIPGLFTLLLCIGLYRLLIMPLNQLREQANAWRADQLNTRLSVAATSRQDELGELGRAFDHMSERLQGTVLLQQQLLRDMSHELRTPLSRLRVACDSEQDLTQLRERLGREIDAMQRLVEDSLQLAWLDTERAPLPEEAIQLQALWDMLRENACFESDWPASRLPCLLGAECWVRGNLNTLAQALENILRNAIRHSPAHGVVRLDGRRDGEHWHLWLEDEGGGIDEQDLERIFAPFTRLDGSRPGDGGFGLGLSIARNAVQRQQGSLWAENTGVGLRVHLRLRAG from the coding sequence ATGACGCTGTTTGAAAAACCCTTGAAGCAATTGCCGGGCAGGCACTCGTTGTTCTGGAAACTCGCCTGCCTGTTGATCGCCTTCTGCTTGCTGATGATCTGGCTCAGTTGGTCCTGGGGCCGCTACATGGAAGAACAGAACGCGTACCTGGCCGAGGAGTCCCGCGAGGTGCTCAAAGGCTATGCGGCAGGCGCCGAGCTGGCCTGGACGACCCAGGGGCGTGCCGGCGTGGACGCGTGGTTACAGGTGATGGCCAAGCATGAGCCGACCTGGGTTGGCGTGATCGGCAGTGACCTGCAATCGCTTAGCAGCACGCCGCTGACCCACAAGGAAAGCCAGCGCCTGACCTTTTTGCGCGGGCTGGACTGGCCGGTCAGCCGGCATGTGAAGGGCTTGCCGTGGCTGAAAATCGCGTTTCCCGTCGACCCCGGCGCCGGCTCGCTGGTGATCGAATTGCCACAACGTTTTTTGCCGGGGCGCTACCAAGTGTTCTGGCGGGTGGTGACCAATGGCGTGATCCCCGGCCTGTTTACCCTGTTGCTGTGCATCGGCCTGTATCGGCTGTTGATCATGCCCCTCAATCAGTTGCGCGAACAGGCCAATGCCTGGCGCGCTGATCAGTTGAATACGCGGTTGTCCGTTGCTGCCACCAGCCGCCAGGATGAGCTGGGCGAACTGGGCCGGGCGTTCGACCATATGTCCGAGCGTTTGCAGGGGACGGTGCTATTGCAGCAGCAATTGCTGCGGGATATGTCCCATGAACTGCGCACGCCATTGAGCCGTTTGCGGGTGGCCTGCGACAGTGAGCAGGACCTGACGCAACTGCGTGAGCGGCTGGGGCGTGAGATCGACGCCATGCAGCGTCTGGTTGAGGACAGCCTGCAACTGGCCTGGCTGGACACTGAACGGGCGCCGTTGCCCGAGGAAGCCATCCAGCTTCAGGCCCTGTGGGACATGCTGCGCGAAAACGCGTGCTTTGAAAGCGATTGGCCTGCATCGCGCCTGCCGTGCCTGTTGGGCGCCGAGTGTTGGGTGCGCGGCAACCTGAATACCCTGGCTCAAGCGTTGGAAAACATCCTGCGTAACGCGATCCGGCATTCCCCGGCACACGGTGTTGTCCGCCTGGACGGCAGGCGGGATGGCGAGCACTGGCACCTGTGGCTGGAGGATGAGGGTGGCGGCATCGATGAGCAGGATCTGGAACGGATCTTTGCGCCGTTTACCCGCCTGGACGGTTCACGCCCGGGCGATGGCGGCTTCGGCCTGGGCTTGAGCATCGCCCGCAACGCCGTGCAGCGTCAGCAAGGCAGCCTGTGGGCGGAAAACACCGGTGTTGGCCTGCGCGTGCATCTGCGCCTGCGGGCGGGCTGA
- a CDS encoding DUF2062 domain-containing protein codes for MPRRLFKRYMPDPTSIREHKSLQFLGTLLHDPNLWHLNRHSVARAMAVGLFAAFIPIPLQMLLAAVLAITVRGNMPIAVSLVWLTNPITMPVVFVCTYMTGAWLMNVPARHLPHDLTWEWISDQLSTLWQPFLLGSVVLGLVLGALAYCLTMGYWRWWVAHQWKKRKQRRA; via the coding sequence ATGCCCCGGCGCTTATTCAAACGGTACATGCCCGATCCCACCAGTATCAGGGAACACAAGTCATTACAGTTTCTCGGCACGTTGCTGCATGACCCCAACCTCTGGCACCTGAACCGGCACTCCGTGGCGCGAGCCATGGCAGTGGGCTTGTTCGCGGCATTTATCCCGATCCCCTTGCAGATGTTGCTGGCGGCAGTCCTGGCGATTACCGTACGCGGCAATATGCCCATCGCCGTCAGCCTGGTGTGGCTGACCAACCCGATCACCATGCCGGTGGTGTTTGTCTGCACCTACATGACCGGCGCCTGGCTGATGAATGTGCCGGCCCGCCACCTGCCTCACGACCTGACCTGGGAATGGATCAGCGACCAATTGAGCACGTTATGGCAGCCGTTCCTGCTGGGCTCGGTGGTATTAGGATTGGTGTTGGGCGCACTGGCCTATTGCCTGACCATGGGTTACTGGCGCTGGTGGGTGGCGCACCAGTGGAAGAAGCGCAAACAGCGGCGCGCCTGA
- a CDS encoding MotA/TolQ/ExbB proton channel family protein yields MWELVKSGGWMMLPIIMSSIAALGIVAERLWTLRASRVTPEHLLGQVWGWIKNKQLDKQKLKELRADSPLGEILAAGLANSKHGREIMKECIEEAAARVIHELERYINALGTIAAMAPLLGLLGTVLGMIDIFSSFMGSGMTTNAAVLAGGISKALITTAAGLMVGIPSVFFHRFLQRRIDELVVGMEQEAIKLVEVVQGDRDVDLVEGKA; encoded by the coding sequence GTGTGGGAATTGGTCAAATCCGGCGGCTGGATGATGTTGCCGATCATCATGAGCTCCATCGCCGCACTCGGCATCGTTGCCGAACGCCTGTGGACCCTGCGCGCCAGCCGCGTCACCCCCGAGCACCTGCTGGGGCAGGTCTGGGGCTGGATCAAGAACAAGCAGCTGGACAAGCAAAAGCTCAAGGAACTGCGCGCCGACTCGCCATTGGGTGAAATCCTCGCCGCCGGCCTGGCGAACTCCAAGCATGGCCGCGAGATCATGAAAGAGTGCATCGAAGAGGCCGCCGCCCGGGTCATCCATGAACTGGAGCGTTATATCAATGCGCTCGGCACCATTGCCGCCATGGCGCCGTTGCTGGGCTTGTTGGGCACGGTGCTGGGCATGATCGATATTTTCAGCTCATTCATGGGCTCGGGCATGACCACCAACGCCGCGGTGTTGGCCGGTGGTATTTCCAAAGCGCTGATCACCACGGCGGCGGGCCTGATGGTGGGTATTCCGTCGGTGTTCTTCCACCGCTTCCTGCAACGGCGCATCGATGAACTGGTGGTCGGCATGGAGCAGGAAGCCATCAAGCTGGTGGAAGTGGTGCAGGGCGACCGCGACGTGGATCTGGTCGAGGGCAAAGCGTGA
- a CDS encoding biopolymer transporter ExbD, whose amino-acid sequence MKFRRKQRENVDINLASLIDVVFILLLFFVVTTTFTRQTELRVDLPEAVSGSPAEDQEVKQLDIAISADGVFSVNNQLLEKNDLNSLMEALQKESGGDTKMPLSISADGKTQHQAVITAMDAAGKLGFSHLRMSTVEAASQP is encoded by the coding sequence GTGAAATTTCGCCGCAAGCAACGGGAAAATGTCGACATAAACCTCGCGTCGCTGATCGACGTGGTGTTTATCCTGCTGCTGTTTTTCGTCGTGACCACCACGTTTACCCGGCAAACCGAGCTGCGCGTCGACTTGCCGGAAGCGGTGAGCGGCTCCCCGGCCGAAGACCAGGAAGTCAAGCAACTGGATATCGCCATCAGCGCCGATGGGGTGTTTTCGGTGAATAACCAGCTGTTGGAGAAAAACGACCTGAACAGCCTGATGGAAGCCCTGCAGAAAGAATCCGGCGGGGATACCAAGATGCCACTGTCGATCAGTGCCGATGGCAAGACCCAGCACCAAGCCGTGATCACTGCGATGGACGCCGCCGGCAAGCTCGGTTTCAGCCATCTGCGCATGAGCACCGTCGAGGCGGCGAGCCAACCCTGA
- the lpxK gene encoding tetraacyldisaccharide 4'-kinase: MAMSDRLLKAWYEGHPALTLLRPLEFLYRRVVAGKRARFLAGEGEIYQAPVPVVVVGNITVGGTGKTPLILWLIEHCRRSGLRVGVVSRGYGAKPPQLPWRVEASHSADVAGDEPLLIVQRCGVPLMIDPDRSRAVKALLASETLDLILSDDGLQHYRLARDLELVLIDAARGLGNRLCLPAGPLREPVERLQSVDALLYNGAQADRDDGFAFRLQPGALVNLHTGERRPVDHFPAGQQVHAVAGIGNPQRFFNTLETLHWQPIPHAFADHAPYSAEVLNFTPSLPLVMTEKDAVKCRAFARPDWWYLAVDAVPSPAFVAWFDTQLMRLLPARLLP, translated from the coding sequence ATGGCCATGTCCGATCGTTTGCTTAAAGCCTGGTACGAGGGCCATCCGGCCCTCACGCTGTTGCGGCCTCTGGAGTTCCTGTATCGCCGGGTGGTGGCGGGCAAGCGTGCGCGCTTCCTGGCGGGCGAGGGCGAGATTTATCAGGCGCCGGTGCCGGTGGTGGTGGTCGGTAATATCACGGTGGGTGGCACCGGCAAGACACCGTTGATTCTCTGGTTGATCGAGCACTGCCGACGCAGCGGCTTGCGTGTGGGGGTGGTCAGCCGCGGCTATGGCGCCAAGCCACCGCAATTGCCGTGGCGGGTCGAGGCCAGTCACAGCGCCGACGTGGCCGGTGACGAGCCGTTATTGATCGTGCAGCGCTGCGGCGTGCCGTTGATGATCGACCCCGACCGCAGCCGCGCCGTCAAAGCGCTGCTGGCGAGCGAAACCCTGGACCTGATCCTCTCCGACGACGGCCTGCAGCATTACCGCCTGGCCCGTGACCTGGAACTGGTACTGATCGACGCCGCCCGCGGCCTAGGCAATCGCCTTTGCCTGCCGGCCGGGCCATTGCGCGAGCCGGTGGAGCGCCTGCAGAGTGTCGACGCGCTGCTGTATAACGGCGCACAGGCTGACCGTGACGACGGCTTTGCCTTTCGCCTGCAACCCGGTGCGCTGGTCAACCTGCACACTGGCGAGCGCCGGCCGGTGGATCACTTCCCGGCGGGCCAGCAGGTGCATGCGGTCGCCGGCATCGGCAACCCGCAACGTTTCTTCAATACCCTTGAAACGCTACACTGGCAGCCAATACCGCATGCTTTTGCCGACCACGCGCCGTACAGCGCCGAGGTCTTGAATTTTACGCCGTCACTCCCGCTGGTCATGACCGAAAAGGACGCGGTGAAGTGCCGCGCCTTTGCCCGGCCCGACTGGTGGTACCTTGCAGTGGATGCCGTGCCGTCGCCAGCGTTCGTCGCCTGGTTCGACACGCAGCTGATGCGTCTGCTGCCCGCCCGTCTTTTGCCTTAA
- a CDS encoding Trm112 family protein: MDTKLLDILACPICKGPLKLSADKTELISKGAGLAYPIRDGIPVMLESEARTLTTDERLDK; this comes from the coding sequence ATGGACACCAAACTGCTCGACATCCTCGCTTGCCCGATCTGCAAAGGCCCGCTCAAGCTCAGCGCCGACAAAACCGAGCTGATCAGCAAAGGCGCCGGCCTGGCTTACCCGATCCGTGATGGCATCCCGGTGATGCTGGAAAGCGAAGCCCGCACCCTGACCACCGACGAGCGTCTGGATAAATGA